The following is a genomic window from SAR324 cluster bacterium.
TGTTGTCACATTTTTTTCAATTAGCGCTGAAGCTTTCTTCTCAAAAAGGAACATACTTAATTTATTGAGACAGAGTGCACCAGTTTTGATAGCTGCCTGTGCAATGACATTTGTAATCACTACCAAAGGAATTGATCTTTCAATTGGTTCTACACTGGCAATCATTAATGCCCTCTGCGCGGTTCTTTTACAATTAGGATGGGATTGGACAATAGTATTAGTCAGTTTACTTTTTCTCGGAATGATTCTTGGTGGTTTCCAAGGTTATTTCATAGCTTATGAAGGCATTCCAGCCTTTATCGTTACACTCGCTGGAATGAGCGTC
Proteins encoded in this region:
- a CDS encoding ABC transporter permease — protein: MMRNQFVRENIAVISIFLFFIVVVTFFSISAEAFFSKRNILNLLRQSAPVLIAACAMTFVITTKGIDLSIGSTLAIINALCAVLLQLGWDWTIVLVSLLFLGMILGGFQGYFIAYEGIPAFIVTLAGMSVIRGFALLMTEGFTIPISGDIPIVQLGRGWLYGMPIPALIVIFIAISGFILMELTTFGRYVTGIGSNQESVRR